One genomic segment of Burkholderia pyrrocinia includes these proteins:
- a CDS encoding type II toxin-antitoxin system RelE/ParE family toxin, with the protein MADFPESGRLGRIAGTRELIPHENYRLVYEISGSIVWILALVHTPRMWPPVRDNA; encoded by the coding sequence TTGGCGGACTTTCCCGAATCAGGTCGTTTAGGCCGCATCGCGGGGACGCGTGAACTGATTCCGCACGAAAACTACCGGCTCGTGTACGAGATTTCGGGCAGCATCGTATGGATACTGGCACTGGTTCATACGCCCAGGATGTGGCCACCGGTACGTGATAACGCTTGA
- the ribH gene encoding 6,7-dimethyl-8-ribityllumazine synthase produces the protein MEIGQYQPNLEGDGLRIGIVQSRFNEPVCNGLADACVEELERLGVTGEDVLLVSVPGALEIPLALQKLAESGQFDALIALGAVIRGETYHFELVSNESGAGITRIGLDFNLPIANAVLTTENDEQAVARMTEKGRDAARVAVEMANLTMALDQLGDDDDDEDEEEDEDDEEERA, from the coding sequence ATGGAAATCGGACAATACCAACCGAATCTCGAAGGCGACGGCCTGCGTATCGGCATCGTGCAATCGCGCTTCAACGAACCCGTGTGCAACGGTCTCGCCGACGCGTGCGTCGAAGAACTGGAGCGCCTCGGCGTCACCGGTGAAGACGTGCTGCTCGTGTCGGTGCCCGGCGCGCTGGAAATCCCGCTCGCGCTGCAGAAGCTCGCGGAAAGCGGCCAGTTCGACGCGCTGATCGCGCTCGGCGCGGTGATCCGCGGCGAGACCTACCACTTCGAACTCGTGTCGAACGAGAGCGGCGCGGGCATCACCCGCATCGGCCTCGACTTCAACCTGCCGATCGCGAACGCGGTCCTGACGACCGAAAACGACGAGCAGGCCGTCGCGCGCATGACCGAAAAGGGTCGTGACGCCGCGCGCGTCGCCGTCGAGATGGCCAACCTGACGATGGCGCTCGACCAGCTCGGCGACGACGACGACGACGAGGACGAAGAAGAAGACGAAGACGACGAAGAGGAGCGCGCATGA
- a CDS encoding DUF1993 domain-containing protein codes for MSISMYQASLPVLIRGLTNLQHILGKVQAHAAEKQIDPSVFIGARLYPDMLPLVRQVYIATDTAKGCAARLAGTEIPSYPDVEQTFDELHARIQKTIDYLTSFDAAQIDGSEARQIVLKMRVGPIEFTGQSYLLNFVLPNFFFHVTTAYDILRHSGVELGKLDYLGGRNEHA; via the coding sequence ATGTCCATCTCGATGTACCAGGCTTCGCTGCCCGTCCTGATCCGCGGCCTGACCAACCTGCAGCACATCCTCGGCAAGGTGCAGGCGCACGCGGCCGAGAAGCAGATCGACCCGTCGGTGTTCATTGGCGCGCGCCTCTACCCGGACATGCTGCCGCTCGTCCGCCAGGTCTACATCGCGACCGACACGGCCAAGGGCTGTGCGGCGCGGCTCGCCGGCACCGAGATCCCGAGCTACCCGGACGTCGAGCAGACGTTCGACGAACTGCACGCGCGCATCCAGAAGACGATCGACTACCTGACAAGCTTCGACGCCGCGCAGATCGACGGCAGCGAGGCGCGCCAGATCGTGCTGAAAATGCGCGTCGGCCCGATCGAGTTCACCGGCCAGTCATACCTGCTGAACTTCGTGCTGCCCAATTTCTTCTTCCACGTAACAACCGCGTACGACATCCTGCGCCACAGCGGCGTCGAGCTCGGCAAGCTCGACTACCTCGGCGGGCGCAACGAGCATGCATGA
- the ribD gene encoding bifunctional diaminohydroxyphosphoribosylaminopyrimidine deaminase/5-amino-6-(5-phosphoribosylamino)uracil reductase RibD yields MFSDIDFARMERALALAARGMYTTAPNPRVGCVIVKDGDVIGEGFTQPAGQDHAEVQALKDARSRGHDVAGSTVYVTLEPCSHFGRTPPCANALIEARVAKVVAAMEDPNPQVSGRGLGMLRDAGIDVRCGLLAHEAGELNIGFVSRMTRGRPWVRMKTAASLDGRTALPSGESQWITGDAARLDGHAWRARACAILTGIGTVREDNPLLTVRGIDTPRQPQRILVDSRLDLPLDARLLEGAPLLIFCGRLDAAGELRANVLKARGAEIVPLANAHGKVDLPAMLAALGARGVNELHVEAGHKLNGSLLREQCVDELLVYLAPSLLGADAAGMFDLAAPANLDARTRLSFHGIERIGDDLRILARFAPSDATH; encoded by the coding sequence ATGTTCTCGGATATCGATTTCGCCCGCATGGAGCGCGCGCTCGCGCTCGCCGCGCGCGGGATGTATACGACGGCGCCGAACCCGCGCGTCGGCTGCGTGATCGTCAAGGACGGTGACGTGATCGGCGAAGGCTTCACGCAACCGGCCGGCCAGGACCACGCGGAAGTGCAGGCGCTGAAGGACGCGCGCTCGCGCGGCCACGACGTCGCGGGCTCGACCGTCTACGTGACGCTCGAGCCGTGCAGCCATTTCGGCCGCACGCCGCCGTGCGCGAACGCGCTGATCGAAGCGCGCGTCGCGAAGGTCGTCGCGGCGATGGAAGACCCGAACCCGCAGGTATCGGGGCGCGGCCTCGGCATGCTGCGCGACGCGGGCATCGACGTGCGCTGCGGGTTGCTCGCGCACGAAGCCGGCGAACTGAACATCGGCTTCGTGTCGCGGATGACGCGCGGCCGCCCGTGGGTGCGGATGAAGACCGCCGCGTCACTCGACGGCCGCACCGCGCTGCCGTCCGGCGAAAGCCAGTGGATCACCGGCGATGCCGCACGCCTCGACGGACACGCTTGGCGCGCGCGCGCCTGCGCGATCCTCACCGGCATCGGCACCGTGCGCGAGGACAACCCGCTGCTGACCGTGCGCGGCATCGACACGCCGCGCCAGCCGCAGCGCATCCTGGTCGACAGCCGCCTCGACCTGCCGCTCGACGCGCGGCTGCTCGAAGGCGCACCGCTGCTGATCTTCTGCGGCCGGCTCGACGCCGCCGGCGAATTGCGCGCGAACGTGCTGAAGGCGCGCGGCGCGGAAATCGTGCCGCTCGCGAATGCGCACGGCAAGGTCGACCTGCCCGCGATGCTGGCGGCGCTCGGTGCGCGCGGCGTCAACGAGCTGCACGTCGAGGCCGGCCACAAGCTGAACGGCTCGCTGCTGCGCGAACAGTGCGTCGACGAATTGCTCGTCTATCTCGCGCCGAGCCTGCTGGGCGCCGACGCGGCCGGCATGTTCGACCTCGCCGCGCCGGCGAATCTCGACGCACGCACGCGACTGTCGTTTCACGGTATCGAGCGGATCGGCGACGATCTGCGGATCCTGGCGCGATTCGCACCGTCCGACGCCACGCACTGA
- a CDS encoding antitoxin of toxin-antitoxin stability system: MAKEAVFTMKLEPELRDAFMAEAEAAHRPASQLMRELMRAFIQRQREAREYDEFLGRKVEAARASVRAGQGSSNDQVAARFAKRRAGAAGKA; encoded by the coding sequence ATGGCGAAAGAGGCGGTTTTCACGATGAAGCTCGAGCCGGAATTGCGTGACGCGTTCATGGCCGAGGCCGAGGCGGCACATCGACCGGCATCGCAACTCATGCGCGAACTGATGCGCGCATTTATCCAGCGTCAGCGCGAAGCGCGCGAGTACGACGAATTCCTTGGCAGGAAGGTCGAGGCGGCCCGCGCCTCGGTGCGGGCTGGGCAAGGTAGCTCGAACGATCAAGTTGCGGCCCGATTTGCGAAACGGCGAGCTGGCGCCGCGGGCAAGGCATGA
- the hemL gene encoding glutamate-1-semialdehyde 2,1-aminomutase, whose product MSNNQILFERAQKTIPGGVNSPVRAFRSVGGTPRFVARAQGPYFWDADGKQYIDYIGSWGPMIVGHVHPEVLTAVQNVLADGFSFGAPTEAEIEIAEEICKLVPSIEQVRMVSSGTEATMSALRLARGFTGRSRIVKFEGCYHGHADSLLVKAGSGLLTFGNPTSAGVPADIAKHTTVLEYNNVAALEEAFGAFGDEIAAVIVEPVAGNMNLVRGTPEFLNALRALCTKHGAVLIFDEVMCGFRVALGGAQAYYGITADLTCLGKVIGGGMPAAAFGGRRDIMAHLAPLGGVYQAGTLSGNPIAVAAGLKTLQLIQAPGFYDALTAQTKRLAEGLAAEARAVGVPFAADSIGAMFGLYFAERVPTSFAEVTKSDTERFNRFFHLMLDEGVYFAPSAYEAGFVSSTHDDAVIDATLAAARRAFAALAA is encoded by the coding sequence ATGTCCAATAATCAGATCCTCTTCGAACGCGCCCAGAAGACCATTCCCGGCGGCGTCAACTCGCCGGTGCGCGCATTCCGTTCGGTCGGCGGCACGCCGCGTTTCGTCGCGCGCGCGCAAGGCCCGTATTTCTGGGATGCCGACGGCAAGCAGTACATCGACTACATCGGCTCGTGGGGCCCGATGATCGTCGGCCACGTCCATCCGGAAGTGCTGACGGCCGTGCAAAACGTGCTGGCCGACGGCTTCTCGTTCGGCGCGCCGACCGAGGCCGAGATCGAGATCGCCGAGGAAATCTGCAAGCTCGTGCCGTCGATCGAGCAGGTGCGAATGGTGTCGAGCGGCACCGAGGCCACGATGAGCGCGCTGCGTCTTGCACGCGGCTTCACGGGCCGCAGCCGCATCGTCAAGTTCGAGGGCTGCTACCACGGCCACGCGGACAGCCTGCTCGTCAAGGCCGGCTCGGGCCTGCTGACGTTCGGCAACCCGACGTCGGCCGGCGTGCCCGCCGACATCGCGAAGCACACGACCGTCCTCGAATACAACAACGTCGCCGCGCTCGAGGAAGCATTCGGCGCGTTCGGCGACGAGATCGCCGCGGTGATCGTCGAGCCCGTCGCGGGCAACATGAACCTCGTGCGCGGCACGCCCGAATTCCTGAACGCGCTGCGCGCGCTGTGCACGAAGCACGGCGCCGTGCTGATCTTCGACGAGGTGATGTGCGGTTTCCGCGTCGCGCTCGGCGGCGCGCAAGCGTACTACGGGATCACGGCCGACCTCACCTGCCTCGGCAAGGTGATCGGCGGCGGGATGCCGGCCGCCGCGTTCGGCGGCCGCCGCGACATCATGGCCCATCTCGCACCGCTCGGCGGCGTCTACCAGGCCGGCACGCTGTCGGGCAACCCGATCGCGGTCGCCGCGGGCCTGAAGACGCTGCAATTGATCCAGGCGCCGGGCTTCTACGACGCGCTCACCGCGCAGACGAAGCGTCTCGCAGAAGGCCTCGCGGCCGAAGCGCGTGCAGTCGGCGTGCCGTTCGCGGCCGACTCGATCGGCGCGATGTTCGGCCTCTACTTCGCCGAGCGCGTGCCGACCAGCTTCGCGGAAGTCACGAAGAGCGACACCGAGCGCTTCAACCGCTTCTTCCACCTGATGCTCGACGAGGGCGTGTACTTCGCGCCGTCCGCGTACGAGGCCGGCTTCGTGTCGAGCACGCACGACGACGCGGTGATCGACGCGACGCTCGCGGCCGCGCGCCGCGCGTTCGCGGCACTCGCCGCCTGA
- a CDS encoding lytic transglycosylase domain-containing protein: MNAWLSWRPTEQHAQIVRNMLRRGTRVSHHLFSVVGCLAVAVALALWLLPTVRGTLAAKLMPVVSAAVQAGPARLLTGHPLPNFAPAGAQPQQEESPETDALAVGLDVAPEAAAQGDASDPARNGPSPVALAKLIPTQRVAADARDDRALASNREQALVATYLSRRYRIAQEPLGQLVKAAFQTGRDVGLDPLLLLSVMAIESGFNPYAESGVGAKGLMQVMSKVHSDKFEYFGGTDTALQPLANLQVGALVLKDCIARGGSLANGLRLYNGSTNPDDTAYGAKVMAERGRLRDVSHGRSVSVNAPQAPAKPIVTAAAVTAGGAKRVHATLETATSAKTAAPKETSPQDDASVDTAKQSHGGHSELGA, from the coding sequence ATGAACGCTTGGTTATCGTGGCGTCCCACTGAGCAGCATGCGCAAATCGTGCGCAACATGCTGCGTCGCGGGACGCGTGTCAGTCACCATCTATTCAGCGTTGTCGGCTGTCTCGCTGTCGCGGTTGCACTTGCACTGTGGCTGCTGCCAACCGTACGCGGCACGCTTGCCGCGAAGCTGATGCCGGTCGTGTCCGCGGCCGTGCAGGCCGGTCCGGCCCGTTTGCTGACCGGCCATCCGCTGCCGAACTTCGCGCCTGCCGGCGCGCAGCCGCAGCAGGAAGAAAGCCCCGAAACGGACGCGCTTGCGGTCGGCCTCGACGTCGCACCGGAAGCCGCCGCGCAGGGCGACGCGTCCGATCCGGCCCGCAACGGCCCGTCGCCCGTCGCGCTTGCCAAACTGATCCCGACCCAGCGGGTGGCGGCCGATGCGCGCGACGATCGTGCGCTCGCGTCGAACCGCGAACAGGCGCTCGTCGCGACCTATCTGTCGCGCCGTTACCGCATCGCGCAGGAGCCGCTCGGCCAGCTCGTGAAAGCCGCGTTCCAGACCGGCCGTGACGTCGGCCTCGATCCGCTGCTGCTGCTGTCCGTGATGGCGATCGAATCGGGCTTCAACCCGTACGCCGAAAGCGGCGTCGGCGCGAAGGGCCTGATGCAGGTCATGTCGAAGGTCCATTCCGACAAGTTCGAGTATTTCGGCGGTACCGATACTGCACTGCAGCCGCTTGCGAACCTCCAGGTCGGTGCACTCGTGCTGAAGGACTGCATTGCCCGCGGCGGCTCGCTCGCGAACGGCCTGCGCCTGTACAACGGCTCGACGAACCCCGACGACACCGCATACGGTGCGAAGGTGATGGCCGAGCGCGGCCGCCTGCGCGACGTGTCGCACGGCCGCAGCGTGTCGGTCAATGCACCGCAGGCGCCGGCGAAGCCGATTGTCACGGCCGCCGCCGTGACGGCAGGCGGCGCGAAGCGCGTGCATGCGACGCTCGAAACCGCGACGTCGGCGAAGACGGCCGCGCCGAAGGAAACCTCGCCGCAGGACGACGCGAGCGTCGATACCGCGAAGCAGTCGCACGGCGGCCATTCAGAGCTCGGCGCGTAA
- the ribBA gene encoding bifunctional 3,4-dihydroxy-2-butanone-4-phosphate synthase/GTP cyclohydrolase II yields MTLASTLDIIAELKAGRMVILVDEEDRENEGDLVIAAEFVTPEAINFMAKYGRGLVCLTLTQERCKQLHLPLMTYRNGTQYGTAFTVSIEAAEGVTTGISAADRAHTIATAVAHDVRPEHIVQPGHVFPIMAQPGGVLVRAGHTEAGCDFTALAGLTPAAVICEIIKDDGTMARLPDLIEFAKEHGLKIGTIADLIQYRSRTESIIERIAERTMQTAHGTFRAVLYRDQPSGSPHIALVRGTPSPDVDTPVRVHEPLSVLDLLETGVSTHSWTLDAAMRDIAERDLGVIVLLNCGDTKEHLIDVFKAFDEEEKAAALKRRPVDFKTFGIGAQILRDVGVGKMQVLSNPRKLGSMSGYGLEVTGFIPMPGGEAKSCPASNA; encoded by the coding sequence ATGACGCTCGCCTCCACGCTCGACATCATCGCCGAGCTGAAAGCCGGCCGGATGGTGATCCTGGTCGACGAAGAAGACCGCGAAAACGAAGGCGATCTCGTGATCGCCGCCGAATTCGTCACGCCGGAAGCGATCAACTTCATGGCCAAGTACGGCCGCGGCCTGGTTTGTCTGACGTTGACGCAGGAGCGCTGCAAGCAGTTGCACCTGCCGCTGATGACCTACCGCAACGGCACGCAGTACGGCACGGCGTTCACGGTCAGCATCGAAGCGGCCGAAGGCGTGACGACCGGCATCTCGGCCGCCGACCGTGCGCACACGATCGCCACGGCGGTCGCGCACGACGTGCGTCCCGAGCACATCGTGCAGCCGGGTCACGTGTTCCCGATCATGGCGCAGCCGGGCGGCGTGCTCGTGCGCGCGGGCCACACCGAGGCCGGCTGCGATTTCACCGCGCTCGCGGGCCTCACGCCGGCCGCGGTGATCTGCGAGATCATCAAGGACGACGGCACGATGGCGCGCCTGCCCGACCTGATCGAATTCGCAAAGGAACACGGTCTGAAGATCGGCACGATCGCCGACCTGATCCAGTACCGCAGCCGCACCGAATCGATCATCGAGCGGATCGCCGAGCGCACGATGCAGACCGCGCACGGCACGTTCCGCGCGGTGCTGTACCGCGACCAGCCGAGCGGTTCGCCGCACATCGCGCTGGTGCGCGGCACGCCGTCGCCCGACGTCGATACGCCGGTGCGCGTGCACGAACCGCTGTCGGTCCTCGATCTGCTCGAAACGGGCGTGTCGACGCACTCGTGGACGCTCGACGCCGCGATGCGCGACATCGCGGAACGCGACCTCGGCGTGATCGTGCTGCTCAACTGCGGCGACACGAAGGAACACCTGATCGACGTCTTCAAGGCGTTCGACGAGGAAGAAAAGGCCGCTGCGCTCAAGCGCCGGCCGGTCGATTTCAAGACGTTCGGCATCGGCGCGCAGATCCTGCGCGATGTCGGCGTCGGCAAGATGCAGGTGCTGTCGAATCCGCGCAAGCTGGGCAGCATGTCCGGCTACGGCCTCGAAGTCACGGGCTTCATTCCGATGCCCGGCGGCGAAGCCAAGTCCTGCCCGGCGTCCAACGCGTAA
- a CDS encoding UbiD family decarboxylase produces the protein MKYKDLRDFIQRLEALGELRRVTQPVSPVLEMTELCDRVLRAGGPALLFDAPPGNAFPVLGNLFGTPRRVALGMGVDAGDDAALGSLRDLGRLLSALKEPDPPKSLKDAGKLLSLAKAVWDMAPKSVSSPPCQEIVWEGADVDLHKLPIQTCWPGDAGPLVTWGLTVTRGPNKSRQNLGIYRQQLIGRNKLIMRWLAHRGGALDFREFALQNPGKPYPVAVVLGADPATTLGAVTPVPDSLSEYQFAGLLRGSRTELAKCLTPGVDTLQVPARAEIVLEGFIHPQDGTPAPAPAGAPPRPAGNASAAYEHALEGPYGDHTGYYNEQEWFPVFTVERITMRRDAIYHSTYTGKPPDEPAVLGVALNEVFVPLLQKQFTEITDFYLPPEGCSYRMAIVQMKKSYAGHAKRVMFGVWSFLRQFMYTKFIVVVDEDVNIRDWKEVIWAITTRVDPVRDTVMVDSTPIDYLDFASPVAGLGSKMGLDATNKWPGETNREWGRPIEMDAAVKARVDRLWQEIGL, from the coding sequence ATGAAATACAAAGACTTACGCGATTTCATCCAGCGCCTCGAAGCGCTCGGCGAACTGCGGCGCGTCACGCAACCCGTGTCGCCCGTGCTCGAAATGACCGAGCTGTGCGACCGCGTGCTGCGTGCCGGCGGCCCTGCGCTGCTGTTCGACGCGCCGCCCGGCAATGCGTTTCCCGTGCTCGGCAACCTGTTCGGCACGCCGCGCCGCGTCGCGCTCGGGATGGGCGTCGATGCGGGCGACGACGCCGCGCTCGGTTCGCTGCGCGATCTCGGGCGCCTGCTGTCCGCGCTGAAGGAACCCGACCCGCCGAAGAGCCTGAAGGACGCCGGCAAGCTGCTGTCGCTCGCGAAGGCCGTGTGGGACATGGCGCCGAAGTCGGTCTCGTCGCCGCCGTGCCAGGAGATCGTCTGGGAAGGCGCCGATGTCGATCTGCACAAGCTGCCGATCCAGACCTGCTGGCCCGGCGATGCGGGGCCGCTCGTCACGTGGGGCCTGACGGTCACGCGCGGGCCGAACAAGTCGCGCCAGAACCTCGGCATCTACCGCCAGCAACTGATCGGCCGCAACAAGCTGATCATGCGCTGGCTCGCGCATCGCGGCGGCGCGCTCGACTTCCGCGAATTCGCGCTGCAGAACCCCGGCAAGCCGTATCCGGTCGCGGTCGTGCTCGGTGCCGATCCGGCCACGACGCTCGGCGCGGTGACGCCCGTGCCCGATTCGCTGTCCGAATACCAGTTCGCCGGCCTGCTGCGCGGCAGCCGCACGGAGCTCGCGAAGTGCCTGACGCCCGGCGTCGACACGCTGCAGGTGCCCGCGCGCGCGGAGATCGTGCTCGAAGGCTTCATCCATCCGCAGGACGGCACCCCTGCCCCCGCTCCGGCCGGCGCGCCGCCGCGTCCGGCCGGCAACGCGTCCGCCGCGTACGAGCACGCGCTCGAAGGGCCGTACGGCGACCACACCGGCTATTACAACGAGCAGGAGTGGTTCCCGGTGTTCACCGTCGAGCGCATCACGATGCGCCGCGACGCGATCTACCACTCGACCTATACGGGCAAACCGCCCGACGAGCCCGCGGTGCTCGGCGTCGCGCTCAACGAGGTGTTCGTGCCGCTGCTGCAGAAGCAGTTCACGGAGATCACCGACTTCTACCTGCCGCCCGAAGGCTGCAGCTACCGGATGGCTATCGTCCAGATGAAGAAGAGCTACGCGGGCCACGCGAAGCGCGTGATGTTCGGCGTGTGGAGCTTCCTGCGGCAGTTCATGTATACGAAGTTCATCGTGGTCGTCGACGAGGACGTGAACATCCGCGACTGGAAGGAAGTGATCTGGGCGATCACGACGCGTGTCGACCCCGTGCGCGACACGGTGATGGTCGACAGCACGCCGATCGACTATCTCGACTTCGCGTCGCCGGTCGCCGGCCTCGGCTCGAAGATGGGGCTCGACGCGACCAACAAGTGGCCGGGCGAGACGAACCGCGAATGGGGCCGCCCGATCGAGATGGATGCGGCCGTGAAGGCCCGCGTCGACCGGCTCTGGCAGGAGATCGGACTCTGA
- the nusB gene encoding transcription antitermination factor NusB, protein MKKSARRQSRELATQGLYQWLLSNAPSGEIDAQLRGALGYDKADKELLEAILHGVIREHATLVEALTPSLDRPIDQLSPVERAVLLIATFELTHHVETPYRVIINEAVELAKTFGGSDGYKYVNGVLDKLAAKLRPAETQARRNG, encoded by the coding sequence ATGAAGAAGAGCGCCCGCCGACAATCGCGCGAGCTGGCGACGCAGGGCCTGTACCAGTGGCTGCTGTCGAACGCGCCCTCCGGCGAGATCGACGCGCAACTGCGCGGCGCGCTCGGTTACGACAAGGCTGACAAGGAGCTGCTCGAAGCCATCCTGCACGGCGTGATCCGCGAGCACGCGACGCTCGTCGAAGCGCTGACGCCGTCGCTGGACCGTCCGATCGACCAGTTGTCGCCGGTCGAACGCGCGGTGCTGCTGATCGCGACGTTCGAGCTCACGCACCACGTCGAAACGCCGTACCGCGTGATCATCAACGAAGCTGTCGAACTCGCGAAGACGTTCGGCGGCTCCGACGGCTACAAGTACGTGAACGGCGTGCTCGACAAGCTCGCCGCGAAGCTGCGCCCCGCTGAAACGCAGGCGCGCCGCAACGGCTGA
- a CDS encoding pyridoxal phosphate-dependent aminotransferase, whose protein sequence is MNTTADSLVTLAARVDAIQPFYVMELMKEAQRLESSGRDVIHMGIGEPDFTAPEPVVDAAAAALRRGVTQYTSALGIAPLREAIAAHYARAYGLTISPERIVVTAGASAALLLACLALVGRDDEVLMPDPSYPCNRHFVAAAEGRAVLVPSGPDARFQLTEDDVRSRWSDRTRGVLLASPSNPTGTSLEPDELKRIVAAVRARGGFTIVDEIYQGLSYDAAPVSALSFGDDVVTVNSFSKYFSMTGWRLGWLVVPPALVGTFEKLSQNLFICPSALAQHAALACFEPATLDIYEARRLEFKRRRDFIAPALERLGFTVPVMPDGAFYVYAHCGGVAHPAAGDSAALTQAMLHDAGVVLVPGMDFGVHAPRDYIRLSYATAYSRLEEAVERLATLFGQH, encoded by the coding sequence ATGAATACCACCGCCGATTCGCTCGTCACGCTCGCCGCACGCGTCGACGCGATCCAGCCCTTCTACGTGATGGAACTGATGAAGGAGGCACAGCGGCTCGAGTCCTCCGGGCGCGATGTTATCCACATGGGCATCGGCGAACCGGATTTCACCGCGCCGGAGCCTGTCGTCGACGCGGCCGCGGCCGCGCTGCGCCGCGGCGTCACGCAGTACACGAGCGCGCTCGGCATTGCGCCGCTGCGCGAAGCAATCGCCGCGCACTACGCGCGCGCGTACGGCCTCACGATCAGCCCCGAACGGATCGTCGTGACGGCCGGCGCATCGGCCGCGCTGCTGCTCGCGTGCCTCGCGCTCGTCGGCCGCGACGACGAGGTGCTGATGCCCGACCCGTCGTATCCGTGCAACCGGCATTTCGTCGCGGCGGCCGAAGGCCGCGCGGTGCTCGTGCCGAGCGGCCCGGATGCGCGCTTCCAGCTCACCGAGGACGACGTCCGCTCGCGCTGGAGCGACCGCACGCGCGGCGTGCTGCTCGCATCGCCGTCGAACCCGACCGGCACGTCGCTCGAGCCGGACGAGCTGAAGCGGATCGTCGCAGCCGTACGCGCACGCGGCGGCTTCACGATCGTCGACGAGATCTACCAGGGGCTCAGCTACGACGCGGCGCCCGTGTCGGCGCTGTCGTTCGGCGACGATGTCGTCACCGTGAACAGCTTCTCGAAGTATTTCAGCATGACGGGCTGGCGGCTCGGCTGGCTCGTCGTGCCGCCCGCGCTGGTCGGAACGTTCGAGAAGCTTTCGCAGAACCTGTTCATCTGCCCGTCCGCACTCGCGCAGCACGCGGCGCTCGCGTGCTTCGAACCGGCCACGCTCGACATCTACGAAGCGCGCCGGCTCGAATTCAAACGCCGCCGCGATTTCATCGCACCGGCGCTCGAACGGCTCGGCTTCACGGTGCCGGTGATGCCGGACGGCGCGTTCTATGTCTATGCGCATTGCGGCGGCGTCGCCCACCCGGCGGCCGGCGACAGCGCCGCGCTCACGCAGGCGATGCTGCACGACGCTGGCGTCGTGCTGGTGCCCGGCATGGACTTCGGCGTCCATGCGCCGCGCGACTATATCCGTCTGTCCTATGCGACGGCCTACTCGCGGCTCGAAGAAGCGGTCGAACGGCTCGCGACACTGTTCGGGCAGCACTGA
- a CDS encoding riboflavin synthase has protein sequence MFTGIVAAVGRIESISPLGSSADAGVRLTVLAGGLDLADVALGDSIAIQGACMTVIEKTDTAFDVDVSRESLNRTVGLGQPGEVNIEKALRAHDRLGGHIVSGHVDGLGTVSRFAPVGESHELRIVAPRELGRYLAYKGSITVNGVSLTVNTVDDRADGCEFSINLIPHTVEVTTLRHLKAGDKVNLEVDMIARYVERMLSTSSPLGRS, from the coding sequence ATGTTTACCGGAATTGTCGCCGCCGTCGGCCGCATCGAATCGATCAGTCCGCTCGGCTCGTCGGCCGATGCGGGCGTCCGCCTGACCGTGCTGGCCGGCGGGCTCGACCTCGCCGACGTCGCGCTGGGCGACAGCATCGCGATCCAGGGCGCGTGCATGACGGTGATCGAAAAGACCGACACCGCGTTCGACGTCGACGTGTCGCGCGAAAGCCTGAACCGCACGGTCGGCCTCGGCCAACCCGGCGAAGTCAACATCGAGAAGGCGCTGCGCGCGCACGACCGCCTTGGCGGGCACATCGTGTCGGGCCACGTCGACGGCCTCGGCACCGTGTCGCGCTTCGCGCCGGTCGGCGAGTCGCACGAGCTGCGGATCGTCGCGCCGCGCGAGCTCGGCCGCTATCTCGCGTACAAGGGGTCGATCACGGTCAACGGCGTGAGCCTGACCGTCAACACGGTCGACGATCGCGCGGACGGCTGCGAATTCTCGATCAACCTGATTCCGCATACGGTCGAGGTCACGACGCTGCGCCACCTGAAGGCCGGCGACAAGGTCAATCTGGAAGTCGACATGATCGCGCGGTATGTCGAGCGGATGCTGTCGACGTCGTCTCCTTTGGGGCGCTCGTAG